One genomic region from Leifsonia sp. Root1293 encodes:
- the ctaC gene encoding aa3-type cytochrome oxidase subunit II translates to MRNNRRLRWAAIPIAATLAVVLAGCTQAQLNGFLPGFEEGESPVTNNTSMVSGLWVTSWIVLLVVGVITWGLTIWAVIVYRRRKGQTGLPVQLRYNMPIEIFYTIVPLILVLGFFAFTARDQTAIESPYAEPDVKINVVAKQWAWDFNYVDEDVYSPGIQGQYEDSSKDGSGALVESELPTLYLPVGKKVEIALNARDVIHSFWVIDFLYKKDMYPGKTNYMYVTPEREGTYKGKCAELCGEYHSAMLFNVKVVSEAEYEAHIQDLRDAGFEGQLGSDYDRNQNLPGNKEPRTDSDERGE, encoded by the coding sequence GTGCGCAACAATCGCCGTCTCCGATGGGCTGCCATTCCGATCGCAGCGACGCTAGCCGTAGTTCTTGCCGGGTGCACCCAGGCGCAACTGAACGGTTTCCTCCCCGGTTTCGAGGAGGGCGAGAGCCCCGTCACGAACAACACCTCGATGGTCTCCGGCCTCTGGGTCACCTCCTGGATCGTCCTGCTGGTCGTCGGTGTCATCACCTGGGGCCTCACGATCTGGGCCGTCATCGTCTACCGCCGCCGCAAGGGCCAGACCGGCCTCCCGGTACAGCTGCGCTACAACATGCCGATCGAGATCTTCTACACGATCGTGCCGCTCATCCTGGTGCTGGGCTTCTTCGCCTTCACCGCTCGCGACCAGACGGCCATCGAGTCGCCGTACGCAGAACCCGATGTGAAGATCAACGTCGTGGCGAAGCAGTGGGCGTGGGACTTCAACTACGTGGATGAGGACGTCTACTCGCCCGGCATCCAGGGTCAGTACGAGGACAGCTCGAAGGATGGCAGCGGCGCTCTCGTGGAGTCCGAACTCCCGACGCTGTACCTGCCCGTCGGCAAGAAGGTCGAGATCGCCCTCAACGCCCGCGACGTCATCCACTCCTTCTGGGTCATCGACTTCCTGTACAAGAAGGACATGTACCCCGGGAAGACGAACTACATGTACGTCACGCCCGAGCGCGAGGGCACGTACAAGGGGAAGTGCGCCGAGCTCTGCGGCGAGTACCACTCGGCGATGCTCTTCAACGTGAAGGTCGTCTCCGAGGCCGAGTATGAGGCCCACATCCAAGACCTGCGCGACGCCGGCTTCGAGGGCCAGCTCGGCTCCGACTACGACCGCAACCAGAACCTGCCGGGCAACAAGGAGCCCAGAACCGACTCAGACGAGAGGGGCGAGTAG
- a CDS encoding DUF3043 domain-containing protein → MAKQTAPQGAEPVTETVDETAARLASSATKQGKGAPTPTRKEQEAARKRPLVSDNRKEASRQAKIKAAEAREKQRAGMAAGDDRYLPMRDRGPQKRYARDYVDARFNIGEFMLPVMALVIVLTFIPSYEIQMYGIFALWGFFLIAVVDSIILGFSLTKRLAAKFGAEKVEKVRWYSAMRALQMRFMRLPKAQVARGAYPS, encoded by the coding sequence GTGGCCAAGCAAACCGCGCCTCAGGGCGCCGAACCCGTGACCGAGACCGTCGACGAGACGGCCGCCCGGCTGGCCTCCTCCGCGACGAAGCAGGGCAAGGGTGCCCCTACTCCCACGCGCAAGGAGCAGGAGGCGGCACGCAAGCGCCCGCTCGTCTCCGACAACCGCAAGGAGGCCTCCCGCCAAGCCAAGATCAAGGCAGCCGAGGCGCGCGAGAAGCAGCGAGCGGGCATGGCGGCCGGCGACGACCGCTACCTCCCCATGCGCGACCGCGGACCGCAGAAGCGCTACGCCCGTGACTACGTCGACGCCCGATTCAACATCGGTGAGTTCATGCTCCCGGTGATGGCCCTCGTCATCGTGCTCACCTTCATCCCGAGCTACGAGATCCAGATGTACGGCATCTTCGCGCTCTGGGGGTTCTTCCTCATCGCCGTGGTCGACTCGATCATTCTCGGCTTCAGCCTCACCAAGCGGCTCGCGGCCAAGTTCGGCGCCGAAAAGGTCGAGAAGGTGCGCTGGTACTCCGCCATGCGTGCCCTGCAGATGCGCTTCATGCGCCTGCCCAAGGCACAGGTCGCTCGTGGGGCGTACCCGAGCTGA
- the erpA gene encoding iron-sulfur cluster insertion protein ErpA codes for MTDTITTSTAAHGVGLSDAAATKVKSLLNQEGRDDLRLRVAVQPGGCSGLIYQLYFDERMLDGDATVDFDGVEVIVDKMSVPYLDGASIDFEDTIQKQGFTIDNPNAQGSCACGDSFH; via the coding sequence ATGACTGACACGATCACGACGAGCACGGCGGCCCACGGGGTCGGCCTGAGCGACGCCGCGGCCACGAAGGTGAAGAGCCTGCTGAACCAGGAGGGCCGGGACGACCTGCGCCTCCGAGTCGCGGTGCAGCCCGGCGGATGCTCGGGGCTCATCTACCAGCTCTACTTCGACGAGCGGATGCTCGACGGAGATGCGACCGTGGACTTCGACGGCGTCGAGGTCATCGTCGACAAGATGAGCGTTCCCTACCTCGACGGGGCCTCGATCGACTTCGAGGACACCATCCAGAAGCAGGGCTTCACGATCGACAACCCCAACGCGCAGGGCAGCTGCGCCTGTGGAGACTCCTTCCACTGA
- a CDS encoding putative RNA methyltransferase, producing the protein MTMATLAQWLRCPHCGAPLTDAAPLTLRCENAHSFDVNKRGYVNLVAANDRMTGDDAAMLDDRDAFLAAGHYDSIRDAVAAAVPKDAERIVDAGCGTGFYLAGVLAASAERSVSALGLDLSPEAVRRTVRTTGSDGVVADTWRPLPLRDGCADVILTVFAPRNLPEFQRVLRTNGRLIVVVPSGNHLRELRADGRALDVPADKAERLQEEASALFDSIGVETVAYAMDLDGGAVEHLLGMGPAAHHRAPASDGRSERVTASVDIVSLRRR; encoded by the coding sequence ATGACCATGGCGACTCTGGCGCAGTGGCTGCGCTGTCCGCACTGCGGTGCGCCGCTGACGGATGCCGCACCGCTGACGTTGCGCTGCGAGAACGCCCATTCCTTCGACGTCAACAAGCGCGGGTACGTGAACCTCGTCGCCGCCAACGACCGCATGACCGGCGATGACGCCGCCATGCTCGACGACCGCGACGCCTTCCTCGCGGCAGGGCACTACGACTCCATCCGCGACGCCGTGGCCGCCGCCGTGCCGAAGGACGCCGAGCGCATCGTCGACGCCGGTTGCGGCACGGGCTTCTACCTCGCCGGCGTGCTCGCGGCGTCGGCGGAGCGCAGTGTCAGCGCTCTGGGACTCGACCTCTCCCCCGAGGCCGTGCGGCGTACGGTGCGCACCACCGGCAGCGACGGGGTCGTCGCCGACACGTGGCGACCTCTCCCTCTGCGCGACGGATGCGCCGACGTCATTCTCACGGTCTTCGCCCCGCGCAACCTGCCCGAGTTCCAGCGGGTCCTCCGCACGAACGGGCGGCTCATCGTCGTGGTGCCGTCAGGGAACCACCTGCGAGAGTTGCGCGCGGATGGCCGAGCCCTCGACGTGCCGGCTGACAAGGCTGAACGCCTGCAGGAGGAGGCCTCAGCCCTCTTCGACTCCATCGGGGTCGAGACGGTGGCGTACGCGATGGATCTCGACGGGGGCGCCGTCGAGCATCTCCTGGGCATGGGACCTGCGGCGCACCACCGGGCGCCGGCCTCTGACGGACGCTCCGAACGAGTCACGGCATCCGTCGACATCGTGAGCCTGAGAAGGCGATAG
- the qcrB gene encoding cytochrome bc1 complex cytochrome b subunit encodes MSTATTPEAPPTTSTAVEKKGGFTAAAANYIDERTSVSTMVKELGRKIFPDHWSFLLGEVALYSFVVILISGSFLTFFFQAAMTPVIYDGSYVPLKGIEMSTAMASTLDISFDIRGGLLMRQVHHWAALLFVASIGLHMMRIFFTGAFRKPRELNWVIGFVLFILAMAEGFTGYSLPDDLLSGNGLRIIDGMVKGIPVVGTWISFLLFGGEFPGEVIVGRLYTLHILLLPAIVVALIALHLLFLVVHKHTQYPGPGRTNMNAVGQPVLPVYAAKAGGFFFIVFGIIMLIASFFTINPIWNYGPYDPSPVSAGTQPDWYIGFADGALRLIPPGLEFVWLDRTWSFNILIPLAALGLFIVLAMIYPFIEAWVTGDKREHHILDRPRNVPTRTAIGAAGVTFYAGLWAAASSDIVATHFKLTMEGVIHTLQFVVIVGPFIAYFVTKRVCLALQKKDRELVLHGYETGRIVKLPGGEFIEVHEPLTDYERWRLVSYADYAPLMIRPNAQGRITVGQRLRAGFSRWFFEDRISPVTRTELEAAHGHHDAHHELDEKTAH; translated from the coding sequence GTGAGTACCGCCACTACACCTGAGGCACCCCCGACGACGTCTACCGCCGTCGAGAAGAAAGGCGGCTTCACGGCCGCCGCCGCCAACTACATCGACGAGCGCACCAGCGTCTCGACGATGGTCAAGGAGCTCGGCCGGAAGATCTTCCCCGATCACTGGTCGTTCCTCCTCGGCGAGGTCGCTCTCTACAGCTTCGTCGTCATCCTCATCTCGGGCTCGTTCCTGACCTTCTTCTTCCAGGCTGCGATGACCCCGGTCATCTACGACGGCTCGTACGTGCCCCTCAAGGGCATCGAGATGTCCACGGCGATGGCGTCGACACTCGACATCTCGTTCGACATCCGCGGCGGCCTGCTGATGCGTCAGGTGCACCACTGGGCTGCGTTGCTGTTCGTGGCCTCGATCGGCCTGCACATGATGCGCATCTTCTTCACCGGTGCGTTCCGGAAGCCGCGCGAGCTCAACTGGGTCATCGGCTTCGTGCTGTTCATCCTCGCCATGGCCGAAGGCTTCACCGGCTACTCGCTCCCCGACGACCTGCTGTCGGGCAACGGCCTGCGCATCATCGATGGAATGGTCAAGGGAATTCCGGTCGTCGGAACCTGGATCTCGTTCCTGCTGTTCGGCGGCGAGTTCCCCGGCGAGGTGATCGTGGGACGCCTGTACACCCTGCACATCCTGCTGCTGCCGGCCATCGTGGTGGCGCTGATCGCGTTGCACCTGCTGTTCCTGGTTGTGCACAAGCACACCCAGTACCCCGGCCCGGGTCGCACGAACATGAACGCCGTCGGTCAGCCCGTGCTCCCGGTGTACGCCGCGAAGGCCGGTGGATTCTTCTTCATCGTCTTCGGCATCATCATGCTGATCGCGTCGTTCTTCACGATCAACCCGATCTGGAACTACGGTCCATACGACCCCTCCCCGGTGTCGGCGGGAACCCAGCCGGACTGGTACATCGGGTTCGCCGACGGTGCCCTCCGCCTGATTCCGCCGGGACTTGAGTTCGTCTGGCTCGACCGCACCTGGTCGTTCAACATCCTGATCCCGCTGGCTGCGCTCGGACTGTTCATCGTGCTCGCCATGATCTACCCCTTCATCGAGGCGTGGGTCACGGGCGACAAGCGTGAGCACCACATCCTGGACCGTCCGCGCAACGTCCCCACCCGCACCGCCATCGGCGCCGCCGGAGTGACGTTCTACGCCGGCCTCTGGGCGGCTGCGAGCTCGGACATCGTCGCGACGCACTTCAAGCTCACGATGGAGGGTGTCATCCACACCCTGCAGTTCGTGGTCATCGTGGGGCCCTTCATCGCCTACTTCGTCACGAAGCGCGTGTGCCTGGCCCTCCAGAAGAAGGACCGCGAGCTCGTGCTGCACGGCTACGAGACGGGTCGTATCGTGAAGCTGCCCGGTGGTGAGTTCATCGAGGTGCACGAGCCGCTCACCGACTACGAGCGCTGGCGCCTGGTCAGCTACGCCGACTACGCACCGCTCATGATCCGCCCGAACGCTCAGGGTCGCATCACGGTGGGCCAGCGGCTGCGTGCCGGCTTCTCGCGCTGGTTCTTCGAGGACCGCATCTCGCCGGTCACGAGGACGGAGCTCGAGGCGGCCCATGGCCACCACGATGCCCACCACGAGCTCGACGAGAAGACCGCCCACTAG
- a CDS encoding dipeptidase has product MTDERLPADSESTTTGHDAVREAIETDFPSTIADLCDLVRIPSVSWPAFDQAHVHTSAEAVAELFRGLGVFDEVRIIQAPVADGETLGNPAVLAARPARNGAPTILLYAHHDVQPPGDSAEWESAPYEPTVRGDRLYGRGAADDKAGVMAHVASIRALVEAHGTDFDLGLAIFIEGEEEAGSLSFAHFLEQNREALSADVIVVADSGNWDLETPALTVGLRGNVAFRLTIRTLSHAVHSGMFGGAVPDAMLAMVRLLATFHAEDGSVAVSGLIGRDADTPEYPESQLRAESGLLDPVSPIGHGSFLSRIWTQPAITVTGIDAPSVGNASNTLLPSVAVRVSARIAPGQTATDALAVLTEHIERNTPFGAEVAIDKVELGDPFLVDTSGWAVTEAKAAMADAWGREAVDMGIGGSIPFIADLVHVFPDAQILVTGVEDPDSRAHSPNESLHLGVYKRSVLSEALLLDRLNARGRH; this is encoded by the coding sequence ATGACGGATGAGCGACTCCCAGCTGACAGCGAATCGACGACGACGGGCCACGATGCGGTGCGCGAGGCCATCGAGACGGACTTCCCCAGCACCATCGCCGACCTCTGCGACCTCGTGCGCATCCCCTCCGTGTCGTGGCCGGCCTTCGACCAGGCCCACGTGCACACGAGTGCCGAGGCTGTCGCGGAGCTGTTCCGCGGACTGGGCGTCTTCGACGAGGTGCGGATCATCCAGGCGCCCGTCGCCGACGGTGAGACGCTGGGCAACCCGGCCGTTCTCGCTGCGCGTCCCGCGCGCAACGGCGCTCCGACGATCCTGCTCTACGCCCACCACGATGTGCAGCCTCCGGGCGACTCCGCGGAGTGGGAGAGCGCTCCGTACGAACCCACAGTGCGAGGGGACCGCCTCTACGGTCGTGGCGCCGCCGACGACAAGGCCGGCGTCATGGCGCACGTCGCCTCGATCCGCGCCCTCGTCGAGGCCCACGGCACGGACTTCGACCTCGGACTCGCCATCTTCATCGAGGGGGAGGAGGAGGCCGGATCGCTCTCCTTCGCGCACTTCCTCGAGCAGAACCGCGAGGCTCTGTCCGCCGACGTCATCGTGGTCGCCGACTCTGGCAACTGGGATCTCGAGACGCCGGCGCTCACGGTCGGCCTGCGGGGCAACGTGGCCTTCCGGCTGACCATCCGCACGCTCTCGCATGCGGTGCACTCCGGGATGTTCGGGGGAGCGGTCCCGGATGCGATGCTCGCGATGGTGCGTCTCCTCGCCACCTTCCACGCTGAAGACGGCTCCGTCGCCGTCTCCGGCCTCATCGGACGCGATGCGGACACGCCGGAGTATCCGGAATCGCAGCTGCGTGCAGAGAGCGGCCTGCTCGACCCCGTCTCGCCCATCGGTCACGGCAGCTTCCTGAGTCGCATCTGGACGCAGCCGGCGATCACCGTGACCGGTATCGATGCACCCAGCGTCGGCAACGCGTCCAACACGCTACTGCCGTCGGTGGCAGTCCGGGTCAGCGCACGCATCGCGCCGGGACAGACCGCGACGGACGCCCTGGCGGTGCTCACCGAGCACATCGAGCGCAACACTCCCTTCGGGGCCGAGGTCGCCATCGACAAGGTGGAGCTCGGAGATCCGTTCCTCGTCGACACCAGTGGCTGGGCCGTCACCGAGGCCAAGGCCGCCATGGCGGATGCCTGGGGCCGCGAGGCCGTCGACATGGGCATCGGTGGTTCCATCCCGTTCATCGCCGATCTCGTTCACGTCTTCCCCGACGCCCAGATCCTCGTGACCGGCGTCGAGGATCCCGACTCGAGGGCGCACAGCCCGAACGAGTCCCTCCACCTCGGCGTGTACAAGCGCTCGGTGCTGAGCGAGGCGTTGCTGCTCGACCGGCTCAATGCCCGCGGTCGTCACTGA
- the ctaD gene encoding aa3-type cytochrome oxidase subunit I, whose amino-acid sequence MSTTTAPAPARTFGTPKVEKKGNIFVRWITSTDHKIIGYMYLISSFVFFCVAGVMALIIRAQLFEPGLEILQTKEQYNQLFTMHGTIMLLMFATPLFAGFANVIMPLQIGAPDVAFPRLNAFAFWLFLFGSLIAIGGFLTPQGAASFGWTAYQPLSTTTFSPGLGGNLWMFGLGMSGFGTILGGVNFITTIITMRAPGMTMFRMPIFTWNTLVTSLLVLMAFPVLAAAILAAGADRVFGAHIYDPANGGVMLWQHLFWFFGHPEVYIIALPFFGIVSEILPVFSRKPIFGYKTLIYATIAIAALSVTVWAHHMYVTGSVLLPWFALMTMLIAVPTGVKIFNWIGTMWRGSVTFETPMLWTLGFLITFVFGGLTGVILSSPPLDFHVSDTYFVVAHFHYVVFGTVVFAMFAGFYFWWPKWTGKMLNERLGKIHFWILFIGFHTTFLVQHWLGVVGMPRRYATYLPDDGFTWMNQLSSVGSAILALSMVPFFLNVYITARRAPRVTVNDPWGYGGSLEWATSCPPPRHNFTSIPRIRSERPAFDLNHPEAGLPIGIGPAKDAPEAPTYDATKDEVK is encoded by the coding sequence TTGAGCACCACGACCGCACCGGCTCCTGCTCGGACCTTCGGAACTCCGAAGGTCGAGAAGAAGGGCAACATCTTCGTGCGGTGGATCACCTCCACCGACCACAAGATCATCGGGTACATGTACCTGATCTCCTCGTTCGTCTTCTTCTGCGTCGCAGGAGTCATGGCGCTCATCATCCGTGCCCAGCTCTTCGAGCCCGGCCTGGAGATCCTGCAGACCAAAGAGCAGTACAACCAGCTCTTCACGATGCACGGCACGATCATGCTGCTCATGTTCGCGACGCCGCTCTTCGCGGGCTTCGCCAACGTGATCATGCCGCTCCAGATCGGAGCTCCCGACGTGGCGTTCCCGCGTCTGAACGCCTTCGCCTTCTGGCTGTTCCTGTTCGGCAGCCTCATCGCGATCGGCGGATTCCTCACCCCGCAGGGTGCTGCGTCCTTCGGATGGACCGCGTATCAGCCGCTCTCGACCACGACGTTCAGTCCGGGTCTCGGCGGCAACCTCTGGATGTTCGGGCTCGGCATGAGCGGTTTCGGCACCATCCTCGGTGGCGTGAACTTCATCACGACGATCATCACGATGCGCGCTCCCGGAATGACGATGTTCCGCATGCCGATCTTCACCTGGAACACCCTGGTGACGTCGCTGCTGGTGCTCATGGCGTTCCCCGTTCTCGCGGCCGCCATCCTCGCCGCCGGTGCAGACCGCGTGTTCGGCGCCCACATCTACGACCCCGCCAACGGCGGAGTCATGCTGTGGCAGCACCTGTTCTGGTTCTTCGGCCACCCCGAGGTCTACATCATCGCCCTGCCGTTCTTCGGCATCGTGTCCGAGATCCTGCCGGTGTTCAGCCGCAAGCCGATCTTCGGCTACAAGACGCTGATCTACGCGACGATCGCGATCGCGGCCCTCTCCGTCACGGTCTGGGCCCACCACATGTACGTCACGGGTTCCGTGCTGCTGCCGTGGTTCGCCCTCATGACGATGCTGATCGCGGTGCCGACGGGCGTGAAGATCTTCAACTGGATCGGCACCATGTGGCGCGGTTCGGTGACATTCGAGACGCCGATGCTCTGGACCCTGGGCTTCCTCATCACCTTCGTCTTCGGCGGGCTGACCGGAGTCATCCTCTCCAGCCCTCCGCTCGACTTCCACGTGTCGGACACCTACTTCGTGGTGGCTCACTTCCACTACGTCGTGTTCGGAACCGTCGTGTTCGCCATGTTCGCCGGATTCTACTTCTGGTGGCCGAAGTGGACCGGAAAGATGCTCAACGAGCGCCTCGGCAAGATCCACTTCTGGATCCTCTTCATCGGCTTCCACACGACCTTCCTCGTCCAGCACTGGCTCGGAGTCGTCGGCATGCCGCGTCGCTACGCCACGTACCTGCCCGATGACGGTTTCACCTGGATGAACCAGCTGTCCTCGGTCGGCTCCGCCATCCTCGCGCTCTCGATGGTGCCGTTCTTCCTGAACGTCTACATCACTGCGCGTCGTGCTCCGCGCGTGACGGTCAACGACCCCTGGGGCTACGGAGGATCGCTCGAGTGGGCGACGTCGTGCCCGCCGCCGCGACACAACTTCACGTCGATCCCGCGCATCCGCTCCGAGCGTCCTGCCTTCGACCTCAACCACCCCGAGGCCGGGCTCCCAATCGGAATCGGGCCGGCCAAGGATGCGCCGGAAGCTCCCACGTATGACGCCACGAAGGACGAGGTCAAGTAG
- a CDS encoding cytochrome c oxidase subunit 4 has protein sequence MRVNAVLLWVLAAFFLVSAAVYGFWTWLDSGADQRIEAVGTIGMLLCAVLAAFIAFYVGRVHSAQGGELPEDRLDANIDDGDAELGFFSPWSWWPLLLGASVAISFLGLAVGFWLTYCAVGLVLISLVGWVYEYYRGLFAR, from the coding sequence ATGAGAGTCAACGCCGTCCTCCTCTGGGTTCTCGCCGCCTTCTTCCTCGTCTCAGCGGCCGTGTACGGCTTCTGGACGTGGCTGGACTCCGGCGCCGACCAGCGGATCGAAGCCGTGGGCACGATCGGCATGCTCCTGTGCGCCGTTCTCGCCGCGTTCATCGCGTTCTACGTCGGCCGCGTCCACAGCGCTCAGGGCGGGGAGCTTCCCGAGGACCGCCTCGACGCCAACATCGACGACGGCGACGCTGAACTGGGCTTCTTCAGCCCGTGGAGCTGGTGGCCGCTGCTGCTCGGCGCGTCGGTCGCGATCAGCTTCCTCGGCCTGGCCGTCGGATTCTGGCTGACCTACTGCGCCGTCGGGCTGGTTCTCATCAGCCTCGTCGGCTGGGTCTACGAGTACTACCGCGGACTCTTCGCCCGCTGA